The Ursus arctos isolate Adak ecotype North America chromosome X, UrsArc2.0, whole genome shotgun sequence genome includes the window ATACAGTAAAAGATTGTATGGTCTATAATAATACTATCTCTCTCAttcctgattttgatcatttatgttttttctctttttcttgaataGTCTAGAGATTTGTCAATTTGATTGAGTTTTAAAAGAACCACTGTTTTGTttcattacatttctttattgtttatagctataaatttccctctaaacactGCTTTAGTTGTGCCCCAcagatttttatacattattttttatatttgtatgttgCTGCTGGTCATTGAGTTCAAAAAAGTTTCAATTTCCCTGCAAATTAACTTTCCAATTTTGGAGGACTGCAGATAGCTTTTTGTTGTTAACTTCAATTTATCTCCATTGTAGTCAGAGAACATGtgtatgatttaatatttttcaaaattaattgagGTTCCTTTCATGCATTAGTATATAGTCTATTttagtgaatgttccatgtacatttgaaaagaatatgtattctgcacTTGGGTagagtattctataaatgtcaattaggttaAATTTGTTGCTAGATTTGATCAGgtcttatatatatttactaatttTCTACCTTCTTGTTTTGTTAATTACTGATAATTGTTATAATCTTCAGGGCAGGCTCCGCACTTAGCAAAGAGTTTgcttctctcactcttcctctccctctgcccctctcccgacTTGCATGCATGccctctcgctctctaaaataaataaataaatctttaaaaaaaaaaaaaagaattgttataatcctttagtttttgtttgtcctgaagctctttatctctccttccattctgaatgaacagccttgctggataaagtattcttggctgcatactCTTCCCATTTAACAcattgaatgtatcatgccagtcctttctggcctgcgaGGTCTCTGTGGATcagtctgctgccagccttatgtgtctaGCCTTGCAGGTTAAGAACCTCTtatcctgagctgctttcaggactttctctttatttttgaaatgtgtaaGCTTCACTATTACATGTTGAGGTGTTgccatatttttattgattttgggggggttctctgtgcctcctggacttgaatgcctgtttccttccccggATCAGGGACggtctcagctataatttgttcaattaAACCTTCTgcctatctctccctctcttcatcttctgggacccctattatCTGGATACTATTTCgctttatggaattgctgagttctcAAAGTCTCCCttcatgatccagtaattgtctttctctcttctttttagcttccttattttccatcattttatcttctatatcaccagctctctcttctgccttattTATCCTTGCTTTTGGAGCCTCTATTTGGGAGTGCATCTCGGTaagagcattttaaattttggcttgactggattttagttcttttatttttacagtaagggattctctagtgtcttctatgactttttcaagcccagctagtatctttataatcattgttttaaatcctagttcagacatcttacttatatccttattgattaaatccctggcagtgagtactacTTGCTGTTCATTCTTTTGGGGTGAGTTTCTCCATCTTATCATTTTGcccagaaaagaataaaagaaagaaagagaaaagacaacaataacaacaacaacaacagaaaaaaaaaaaatcaaacaacaaacaaaacaaaacaaaaaactagatcctggatgtgttttggtctgcttgttaaaagaaactagatcccaagATAGGAGGGACAAAAAGcttgtatacaaaaattaaataaaatgcaatgaaaagaaaccaaaagttatatatatatatatatatatatatatatatcatgtatgtataaataaaaattttaaaagaataaagaaggaattgaaaaaataagaaaatagctgaaaaaaataatactggaagactaaagaattaaaaaacccAGGAATGCTATATATTGTTTTCCCCAAGAACTGAAGCTTTGCAGTTctctatgatcagtaaacttggtgcTAGCCAgttgttcctgctggtcttctgggggaggggcctgttgtgctgattctcaggtgccCTTACCCTTGTGGAAATGCACCTCCCTTGCTAGGGGGTCAGGCTCAGTGTAAAAAGGCTCCGGATTCCACTAtgtggtgctgttttgctccctgaggCTTTTAAGTACCAATGGGCAGGATGAAAATGGTGGCACCCCGCTCtctagccccagagctgaaagcttctgccccccactcttcagtgagccctcacagaaaagcagtcaatcacttttgtctccctggtttccacAGGAACTCTGTGTTCGCCCAGGCTGTGACCAAGTGTTTTTATCTCAGGCAAGACTCCAAATTATATGGACTCCTGCAGGGCAGACCCATGCTGTTCCTCCCAGGGGAGAGAGGGGCATTCTCGCCATGCTTCTGCCTTTTTCTGGGCCCCTGCCAGGAGAGAGTTTGCACAATCATGCAGCGGTCCACAGTTTATagcaacacagagcagaaagcctgCACCTAGACTCTCTATTTTCCACTGGCTTCCCTGCTCTTATACGTGGGAATTCTGCCCCCCTCAGGCACCGCCATTCTTCTTGTGACCCcaagggatcctgagaccatgctgtcccacctgggattctgcaCCAGTTAGCTACCGGAGCACCTTTAAGCCATTGACGTCCCCCACTGTAGCCGACTTGTAAAAGTTCCGATTTTGCACtctgctgcttataatactttgtggTAACCTCCTTAAGCCAGCTCCCTCCCCGCTGCCGTATCCtccgatatatatatatatatagatatagatatatatatatatccatatatatatatatagatatatatatatatatatatccccagattcaagtctctgcacctcctactttCCAAaaggtggtcacttttctgtttgtAAAATTGCAGCATGTCTTCTCAGATCTCTGATTgattttgcaggtgttcagaatgatttgataactaccTGGttgaattccagggaccagacaaacttagggtcccctactcctccactatcttaactcctccccaaaAGGCATTTTCATGTATTACATCTTTATGTAGAGAAATTGGACACTCACATATTgctaacaaaaatataaaataatgcagacactttaaaaacagattagaggggcacctgggtggctcagtcggttaagcgtctgccttcggctctggttgtgatcccagggtgctgctcagcggggagcctgcttctccctctccctctgccccttcccctgcttgtgctctctttctctctctctctctctctctctctcaagtgaataaataaaatcttaaaaaaaaacaaaacagataagattagcagtttcttacaaagttgaATATGTGGTTACCATACGCCACAGCAATATCACTCCTGTATCtgcccaggagaaatgaaaacatgcttTTAAATTTGTATGTGACTCTTCACAGCAGCAATATTCCCAGCAGCctaaaagtagaaacaactcaaatgtctttCAGCTGGTAAATAAACAgaagtggtatatccatacagtagaatattattcagcaataaataaTAGAACGAAGTACCAATATatgttgcaacatggatgaacctcaaaaacattttgcccagtgaaagaaacacaaaagaatacacattGTATGCTTCCATTTATACTAAATGTCTAATAAAGGCACATGTATAGAATAGATCAATGTTTGCCAGGTATTGCAGACTGTAGTTGGGGGGAGGGTAGTCATGaattgttctaaaattaaattgtgaTGTTAGTTGCACAACtcagtaaatatattaaaatcattgAGTTGGGTGATGTCAGGGTCACTAGCAGAGTAGGGAACTCCAAGGGCTTATCCCTCCAGAGAAACACCCATTGGGTTGAAATAtttgggaggctggggagagtgACAGAATGAATGATTCACCAttaatcttttaatatattttgatttctgaATCTTGCAGATGTATTACTCCTTCTAAAACAATGccaacaaattcattttttcaggCAAGTCAAAAAGCGCAAGTGATCCTTTTAAGAAACCTAACTGTGACCTATAAAACTAAAGAGAGCAGCCAGTTTGTGATATATATGAGGATGAGGGACCTGTGTGTTTAGTGAACACCAAGTGTGAAATAAGAAATTCAGGGCTGGAtgcaacagagaagaaaatggattctGGGTCCGAACATCTGGAAGAGACACACAAACATCACCCATAAGCctgtcattttttaataaaacagagagagagattcatcCCACAGTACTACTGCTTAAATGAATTCACCTGTGTAATGTGGATTACATAGCTCAAGGAATTGAGATGACAGCAGAGCAGAAAATATGCAGAATTTGTCCCCTTCTAAAACCAGATGATTCTAGCCCTATCACTTACCAGCTGTGCTGTCTCAGCAAATGATGCTCTCTGGACCCAATTTCTCATATTTGAAGTAGGAAGGATCCATACTTCACAAGGTTGATGTGACAACAACAGAATGTCTGGAAAGCATCTGAAATAGTACCTCACATATAGCCTGCACTTATAACACTGGGTgttcaaaaaagaggaaaaaccgATGGATTTAACTTTGAGTGAGACTAAAAATTGCCTTCTCTTTGTAGTCCTCTTATATGTTAGATTAGCCGTATGTAGCAGaatagcaacacacacacacacacacacacacacacacacacacacctacctaCCTATAAGGTCTGAGACAAATCAGAAAGAGGAGAGGTCATCAaaacaggcagagaaggaaataaaggaaaaagactaAAATTTGACTAAACAGAGTAAAGGGTCAATAGCGTTTCCTGTAAACTGAACTCAAGGAACCGTAGTCCTCATTTTTAAGGAAGTATTAAGGCACAGCGATGGGGAAATGTGGGTGTAATTATTCCTTACCTTaactttgttatatttttctaaatacttcAAAGCCATTTGCTGGCTTTAAAAAACTACACATGTGTCTTTGAATATGATACAAAGTctatacatttttaacttttatctttgTAACCCACACATAGCAGAGAGGAAACAcaatattttgagtttttctcATATAGATAGCACTAGAGATTACACGGGTGATGATTTCATCTGGTTAAATAGAGAATGGACTGAAAAGGAGGCAGTTTTGAAaagggaatattaaaaatatcatgcAAATACAGGTCTATCGTTTGCTTTGgaaatcttttgtgttttttttttgttgttgttgttgttttgttttttttaagtgggacATAATTTCTTTCTACACATAGCCGGgaagataagaagaaaaaaaaaggcttaatcTTCACCTCATCCTGAAGAGAACAATCCAGAGGCCACAGTGAGGTCAGGAACAGGCTGATTTGGGGATACACTGGGAGTGCACATAAGTGGCCATTCAGTCTGTAATAAGATAATGGTCAAGGTGGGGACAGGAGCTGTCTGGGTGTTCAAACACCTCAATCCCTTCTCTAAATGTTACCTGCCCTGGGCTTGGGGCTGGCTGTACCATACTCTCTCTAGTGAATTTATCCAGTCACAGTGCTTCCCATGTGTATTTCTAAGCTTGACTTCCTATCTGAGCTccagatgcattttttttccagctacCTGCATGATATTTCTCTTTGGATATCTAATAGACACCTCAGATTTTACATGATATGACTTCCCACCCTTCCACCCCAGATGTGCCTCTGGCAAAAGTCCCCAAATTAATAAATAGCACTACTGTCAACCCAGGTGTTCAAGTCCAAACATCAGAACCTAGAtgattttcctcatttctcattCTTCACCTCTGGTCCATGAGCAAACCTCACTGACTTATTCAAATCCAACTCCGTTTGTGAGCCTCCCCTCCAATTCAGCCACCAGTATCTCTCATTGGACCAACTATAGTATATCCTGACTGGCCTCCCGGCTTCAGCTTCTCCCTACCCCCGACATTCTTCAAAGCAGCCAGACTCACTGACTTAACATTCAAGGGGATTTATTCTACTTCATATTCAATATCACACATTTGAGCTTCAGCCTTGACCAtgtattcttcagctcttctAATAAGGTAATTTTGATTTTCTGGTACCACATTACTTTAATGGAAGAAAGGGTacaattgaaggaaaaaaatatatttagatgttTTGTAAGGCCAAAATGCATGTCCAGCGTGGTGACGTGTGAACTCACTCCCCTGTCTATGGGAAAGTGAGCTGAAGGCTCGCGTTACATTGTCAAAGAAATTGTCAAAGAAATACTCTGCCAAGCTGGCTTCTGGGGTCTCCATCATGCTACCCAGTTAACAAACATTAACATTTGCTTATATTAGTAAACtaaaaattttcaagtaaaatttaaGAACCCTTTATTTTAATACCTGCCCAATCCCATTCCCTCCACTTTCTCCAGAGGCAACCCCCATTGTGACTGTCAGGTCATGTTTGCTTTTACCATGCACTGGTTCCCACATTCACCAGGGCTCCGCCTCACCCCaacccaccccactccacccgACCCCCGTATACCTACATCATTTATAAGGGGAAGACTGATTTTGTGTTCTCCAGGGTCCCATGTAAtacctctccctccatctcccaaGATCCTGAGCTGTGTGTGGGTGGAGcatgggtgggtggagggattgCTGGAAAGGTGAGAGATTTGCACACACGAATCAACCAGAGAACGTTAAGAACCAGATAATTTTATTGGAAGAAATGGcataactggaagaaaaaaactggaacctTTTGCGAAGGCAAAACTGCAATATGCATGCTCGGCATGGTGATCAGGGAAAGTCACCATGCACCCTGTGGCTATAGGGAAAACAGTCCCAACTCAGTTCTTTTAGTCACTGTCGCCCAGGGTGAGCTTGTCGAAGAGGTACTCCGCCATGCCGTCTTCCGGGGCCCGCATCTTGCGCAGGTTGGTGACATAGCCCCCCAGCTCTTTGATGGACTTGACTTGCTCGTGCAGGTAGTGGCTCTCCAGGAAGTCGCACAGGTGGGCGTCGTTCTTGTCGGTGGCCAGCTGGTGCAGGTCGAGCAGGCTCTGGTTCACGCTCTTCTCCAGGTGCAAGGCGCACTCCATCGCCTCCAGGCCGCTCCACCAGTCGTCGAGATCTGGCTTCTTGATGTCTCGGAGGCGGATGCGGCCCCCGCGCTGGTTCTGCAGCTGCATCAGCTTCTCGGCGTGCTCGGTCTCCTCGCGGGACTGGCGCAGGAAGAACTGGGCGAAGTTCTTCAAGGCCACGTCGTCGCGGTCGAAGTAGAAGGCCATGGACAGGTACACGTAGGAGGCGTAGAGCTCCAGGCTGATCTGGCTGTTGATGGCGGCCTCGCAGTCGGGGTGGTAGTTCTGGCGCACTTGTGAGAGCGGTGCAGTGGCCATGGCTGGCGGCCCGGGCATCAAGGCAACGGCAGCGCGGAAGCGAGGGCTGCGGGGCCGAGGTCGGTGGCAGCAGGTCCTGGCGCCTTTTCAGGGTGGGCGACgagggaggctggaggtgggCAGGCCCCTGGGCTGGCGGCTCAAGAGCTCTGGGCTGGAACCGGAAGGTGGGTCCGTTACCcgggagttggggggtggggtgaggagttGTTAGAGGTCATTggggtcagaggggaggggggttggggcaCTTGAGAGGCTAGGGGGCGTGGCTGGGGGCGAGGCAGAGCACAAGCGCTGTTCCGGGTTCAGAGGAGCTGGGTGACACAGTGTGACTGTGCTGAGCGAGTGGCTTATATAATACTTGAAAATGTTACACATGGGTATAAGAGCAGCCGTTCTGAGTCACATGCATGGTTTCTTTGAGCAATGTACTTGAATATTGTCCCGATGGGATTGTTCGTTAAATACAGTGCTTTTGTGGCATCATTGGAGTATGTAGCATCACGAAGCTTTATTTGGATGGCAGCTATCCTCAGTGACTCAACATCCACATTAATGACACTTCGGTAGCCTCCTCACTCAGTTCCTAGACCTTACTGTTTCAGGGACCTCCACTTCTCTCCTATTCATGATCAGGTTCTGTCTTGTCCAACAGCGGAGCAGCACCTCCAAAGTCTTGGGGAACCTTTCCACCTCTCAATCTTCCACTCTTTTTGCACTTGTTCTTCACTCCCTTTAttctctctcatctcttcctctttcagcACAGTCCTAGTAACACATTCCTTCGGCCCTGTCTGGACCTCAATATGGACAGCTTCAGTGATCTCTTCGCTGACATCCTAGATTTGCTCACCCCCTCTCACCTGGCTCGCCAATTCCCTTCCTCCTGGGTATATGCAGATTTATCTTTTCTCTCGCAGAAAACAAAAGTTTTAGGTTCATTCTTAGAGAAACCACTGCTAACCCTGTGGATGTATTCCTCCCTCCAACCTCATCTGTACTTACACTGCCACTCAGcaagcctttttttttattattattattccttcagTTACATTCTATGGAATGAACCACAGTGTTAGGAAATACCACCGATCTCAAATtgccttttattcattcattcaacaaatatttattgattacctaATATTGCCCAGGCACTGGTTTGTGATTGGGGGATACATTAGTAACAAAGAGAGGAATGTCCGTTCCACTGGGGTTTGCGTTCTAGTGGAATAGCAAACCAAACTAAACAACCATCTTCCCCCAACCCCTTACTGTGCCAAGTGCATACATACAAGAtattacatgtgtgtatgtaaatttaaaaaactatgtaTTCTTAGAACTCAGAGATCTTATACTGAAAAACATAAGACCAATCTAGGTATCTATGACAATTTGTGCATTAATTCAACTACCATTTAGATACTCTAAATGTATATCAGACACTCTGTTTGATTCTGGAGATACACAGAAGAATCAAACATGGTCTCTGTTTTCAAGATACAACATAGAGTGACAGAATATTATATTATAAGTGCTCTCAGATAGTTAGGATaaaatgcccattttttttttaaagattttatttattcatttgacggagagagaggcaggcagaggcagaggcagactcactactgagcagggagtccaatgcaggacacaatcccaggaccttgtgatcatgaactgagccaaaggcagatgcttaatggactgagccacccaggagccctaaaatGCCTATTTTCATGGAAAACTTTAATCTCATGGCTGTAGttgatgtgctttttttttttttttttggtctttttattcCCCTTTGGAAGCTTATGCTATTGTATAATTGGTTTctatgaagaaaggaaaggatcAAATATCAAATATCACAATGTAAATTTCTCTAAGCAGTTTTAGAGGTATATAATTGTTGATTCTGTAAGGAGATAGAATAATAACATCTACTTgataagttatttttaatgataaaatcaCACACTAGAGATGGAAAAGAACTACATGATCCATTCTCAGtgacataaaattttattctatatttGCTTAACACAAGtgctttgtccttttttttttaagatttatttatttatttttagagagggggagagagagagcagaagcgggaagggcagaggcagagggagagagaatctcaagcagactccgtgctgagtgctaGCTGgaggtagggcttgatctcacaaccctgagatcatgaccagagccaaaaccaagagttgaaggcttaacccactgcaccacccaggcgcccccacaagtaCTTTATCTTAATATAATTGTAGGCTTTAAAAATTTccttgggggggcgcctgggtggcacagcaacggttaagagtctgccttcggctcagggcgtgatcccggcgttatggaatcgagccccacatcaggctcctccgctaggagtctgcttcttcctctcccactccccctgcttgtgttccctctctcgctggctgtctctatctctgtcaaataaataaataaaatctttaaaaaaaaaaaaaaagcaggacccatccatatgctgtctacaagagactcattttgaactgaaagacacctccagattgaaagtgaggggatgcaGAACCATTTACCAGGCCAacagaacacaaaagaaagctggggtagcaatcctcatatcagacaaatgacattttaaaccaaagactgtattaagagatgtagagggacattgtatcatacttaaagggtctatccaacaagaaaatctaactaGTGTAAGTATCTATGCCCCCAGCATGGGAACA containing:
- the LOC113265761 gene encoding ferritin heavy chain-like; translation: MATAPLSQVRQNYHPDCEAAINSQISLELYASYVYLSMAFYFDRDDVALKNFAQFFLRQSREETEHAEKLMQLQNQRGGRIRLRDIKKPDLDDWWSGLEAMECALHLEKSVNQSLLDLHQLATDKNDAHLCDFLESHYLHEQVKSIKELGGYVTNLRKMRAPEDGMAEYLFDKLTLGDSD